Proteins encoded within one genomic window of Larimichthys crocea isolate SSNF unplaced genomic scaffold, L_crocea_2.0 scaffold214, whole genome shotgun sequence:
- the zfc3h1 gene encoding zinc finger C3H1 domain-containing protein, producing the protein MLPHMGHPPPDFRHMMPYNRGPHGHGPFLPGHRQQCGPSGPDRPPAPSPPPLLPLPPPPGLGPHGEPSPRTSFWERSHGALGRFRHRAMPNGGRGNWNRGSRGGGNSRGPPGRYGPGESHGNKKESPSRKQKMQARNAVRKPAHSVSKPETSVDESFEDLLSKYKQIQLELECIRKEETMALEPKVSPARPQTPDNTASITETKPVPEPALSPEDTAELEMTEKKVFQAFNIKPLRQKLQTPVNLDVLKRKWAEQDHGEDGEKEGEEEERPDGAEPEPKAEEESEEVKKTCSSCSDETKDEKTSKTCSCRRESSASSEDSVVSPDKPAVKVEEEELSELQLRLLALQSASKKWQQKEQQVMKKSKDRITKVVQEKSSGSGAATPSRQRVTTRSASSAAAAAAAAAAAAAAADRNRTRSKPLERDRDRTKTGPRPPDRDRERPNPKPGPRAPGKPHMAKKMISPGSAAKQAFRKQQLRTWKLQQQREQEEKRRQEEEERRKREDEIRRIRDLSNQDEQYNRFMKLVGGKTRTRSKSRDREHRKSAGKPGLDASGNLYQYDNYDEVAMDTDSETGSPVPSPTHQLTADDPGCFPQVSLYLSDPHQFGMDLSQPFLSTMLPGVPPPPPPLPPPPDELEPPPKPPFADEEEEEEMLLRETCLMSMANKRVITEEKTSSGPPPAGLHPPTRGNLSTVSLNTVSQTRTNKFTRGHHSPRAPLVLPRHKSVVVSLNDSDDSDSDMDTCSSTQAAFGGLEFMIKEARRTVEAAKPKAVSGSEKENNPVRTPEALPEAKKAEYRLLKEEIASREKQKMIKDHGLTTWSSAAPAVHDSLTDSTAKSAAELKVTEAEQRLNKHRELLQRDEAVLRHLLQQELKKRESLKAAEGKVAKLREQLQASEKIVGANKTLLKKLQEQVHRVEHRVSIKKSVAARLEQDLTQAQLTAGRAPKRRTDSTQILPSKVQRVDGPPRGSDRHFSELIAQKQRLQQLESEYAMKIQKLKEAQALRNKGVPSDPPPELPVRAFTPLDPQSQLPPPTTSFPLPQPSLHDLTQDKLTLDSGDLPEADDYESEPVPSAATKGGRRQSSCSFTKPNLEQPSSTPTKDNSTAKPAKTSTSSKPPAEMFAGLDVDTLKLRYQQQAGLGEVLLRELHRVGQDLDDPPAAKLVSVEVDTTTSQSGSSELKPVPFGSYHSPLLVFRSYRFSPYYRTKEKLSLSSVTYSNTIEPSKCFCRFDLTGTCNDDDCRWQHMRNCTLSGNKLFQDILSYSLPLIGCCESSSDEDVGAATEKYMKKLFGTNKDRMGVDQKAVLLVSKVNESKRHVPPFTTCKDTRRWRPKPSAQSSWTPEDDVEDEAAAGNTPAGRHDDCSRISLSALDVCVTSDDKRYFVSETDDISNLESSVLESPRDTQLWIKLAFKYLNQNETSAAECLEAALNTLSRALETNCDNPEVWSHYLALFSRRGSREEVQEMCEMAVEHAPDYRVWWNYLNLEVSFEGKDYVCDRVLQFLVTEASPGVSDKLSFQLMEVLLYRVHLNLFSGRMESALAFLQNALKSAHDRSIADHLTSRDRALLWLSYIHLTEFDRLPSNLYDPAESGPSRLVSRESFLLPWRTAQDISTPPDILIALFQDAILQCSDESVSQTERTLACLPLHTNLILLNKLLDRFDEGVRLCESLLEFCPDSCVLRDALADLHLRRGDGDQAVSMWLHALAECTNNAKVFYHSCKFLMAQEKSSAIAPLFRGFILSLCEDEQSGKKPVDVLRHILGFPTEEILRGPIVKELQDQLSQQMSYLHLIHCRWQWLHGSVEETVDAFERALGSAMQLEELHKLWMDYLSFSSSQLTRRPSSSQSKLFSDLVQRCLSTVPSRLQVPFNPAEFWSCYRYHNQVVTLYLSCLPPSQHALVLERLRHAMPNNTELGLRLLHQEWRDGNMEQLRFQARMLISTSSKCLSSWNITIAVESELKERGEVRLLYQQALQNLPLCAALWKHVIYLFCPQHA; encoded by the exons ATGCTGCCACACATGGGCCACCCGCCGCCTGACTTCCGCCACATGATGCCATACAACCGCGGGCCTCACGGGCACGGCCCGTTCCTCCCGGGCCACAGGCAGCAGTGCGGGCCGAGCGGGCCTGACCGGCCTCCTGCCCCCTCTCCTCcgccgctgctgccgctgccaccGCCGCCGGGGCTCGGTCCTCACGGCGAGCCGAGCCCGCGGACCAGCTTCTGGGAGCGGAGCCACGGCGCTCTGGGCCGGTTCAGACACAGGGCCATGCCGAACGGTGGACGCGGGAATTGGAACCGAGGCAGCAGGGGAGGAGGGAACAGCAGAGGCCCCCCAGGTCGTTACGGGCCCGGAGAGAGTCACGGTAACAAGAAGGAGTCCCCCTCGAGGAAAC AGAAGATGCAGGCGAGGAACGCGGTGAGGAAACCGGCTCACAGTGTTTCCAAACCAGAGACCAGTGTTGACGAGTCCTTCGAGGACTTACTGTCCAAGTATAAGCAGATCCAGCTGGAGCTGGAGTGCATCCGCAAAGAGGAGACAATGGCTCTGGAGCCCAAAGTGTCCCCCGCCAGACCCCAGACCCCAGACAACACTGCCAGTATTACAGAGACCAAACCAGTACCAGAACCGGCTCTGAGTCCAGAGGACACGGCCGAGCTGGAGATGACCGAGAAGAAAGTGTTCCAGGCGTTCAACATCAAACCTCTCCGCCAGAAACTGCAGACCCCCGTCAACCTGGACGTACTGAAGAGGAAGTGGGCCGAGCAGGATCACGGAGAGGACGGCGAGAAGGAGG gagaagaagaagaaagaccaGATggagcagaaccagaacccaAAGCTGAAGAAGAGtcggaggaggtgaagaagacgTGTTCGAGCTGCAGCGACGAAACCAAAGACGAGAAAACGTCAAAGACGTGTTCGTGCCGCAGAGAGTCGTCAGCGTCCAGCGAGGACTCCGTCGTGTCACCTGACAAG CCGGCTGtgaaggtggaggaagaggagctgtcagagctgcagctccGCCTCCTCGCACTGCAATCGGCCAGTAAGAAGTGGCAGCAGAAGGAGCAGCAGGTGATGAAGAAGAGCAAAGACCGGATCACTAAAGTGGTCCAGGAGaagagttctggttctggagctGCTACACCCAGCAGGCAGAGAGTCACCACCAGGTCCGCTTCCTCTGCTGCCGCTGCagcggctgcagctgctgcgGCCGCTGCAGCCGCTGACAGGAACAGAACTAGGTCCAAACCTCTGGAGAGGGACCGGGACAGAACCAAGACCGGGCCCAGACCTCCAGACAGAGACCGAGAGAGGCCCAATCCTAAACCAGGTCCCAGAGCTCCGGGGAAACCTCACATGGCCAAGAAGATGATCAGTCCAG GCTCGGCGGCGAAGCAGGCGTTCAggaagcagcagctgaggacgtggaagctgcagcagcagagagagcaggaagagaaacgccgacaggaagaggaagagcgaCGCAAACGAGAGGACGAGATCCGAAGAATCCGCGACCTATCCAACCAGGACGAGCAGTACAACCGCTTCATGAAGCTAGTGGGAGGGAAGACCCGGACCCGCAGTAAG TCCAGAGATCGAGAACACAGGAAGTCTGCTGGTAAACCGGGCCTGGACGCCTCAGGGAACCTCTACCAGTACGACAACTACGACGAGGTGGCGATGGACACGGACAGCGAGACGGGTTCACCAG TCCCATCGCCAACACACCAGCTGACTGCAGACGATCCGGGATGTTTCCCACAGGTGTCTCTGTACCTGAGCGACCCTCATCAGTTTGGAATG GACCTCTCCCAGCCGTTCCTCTCCACCATGCTGCCCGGTGTTCCTCCCCCGCCTCCacctctcccccctccaccaGATGAGTTGGAGCCTCCTCCCAAACCACCATTCgctgatgaggaagaggaggaagagatgcTGCTCCGGGAGACGTGTCTGATGTCGATGGCCAACAAGAGAGTGATAACTGAG gAGAAGACCTCCAGCggtcctcctcctgcaggactTCATCCGCCAACCAGAGGAAACCTGAGCACCGTCAGCCTGAACACAGTGTCTCAGACTAGAACCAACAAGTTCACCAGAGGACACCACAGTCCCAGAGCGCCATTGGTG CTGCCCCGACACAAGTCTGTGGTAGTTTCTCTGAATGACTCAGATGACAGTGACTCCGACATGGACACCTGCAGCTCCACACAGGCAGCGTTTGGAGGACTGGAGTTCATGATCAAGGAGGCCCGGAGGACTGTGGAG GCAGCGAAGCCGAAAGCAGTGTCTGGATCTGAGAAGGAGAACAACCCGGTCAGAACTCCAGAGGCTTTACCTGAAGCCAAAAAGGCAGAGTACCGTCTGCTCAAAGAGGAAATCGCCAG CAGGGAGAAACAGAAGATGATAAAGGATCACGGACTGACCACCTGGAGCTCCGCCGCACCTGCAGTCCACGATTCCTTGACGGACTCAACCGCAAAGtctgctgcagagctgaaaGTGACCGAAGCAGAGCAGAGACTCAACAAACACAG GGAGCTGCTGCAGAGGGACGAGGCCGTCCTCAGACACCTGCTGCAGcaggagctgaagaagaggGAGTCCCTGAAGGCTGCTGAGGGGAAGGTAGCCAAACTGAGAGAGCAGCTGCAGGCGTCTGAGAAGATCGTTGGCGCCAACAAGACACTGCTCAAGAAGCTGCAGGAGCAG GTGCATCGGGTTGAACATCGAGTGTCCATAAAGAAGAGCGTGGCCGCCCGGTTGGAGCAGGACCTGACTCAGGCTCAGCTTACGGCCGGTAGAGCACCTAAACGCCGAACAGATTCCACCCAGATTCTG CCTAGTAAGGTGCAGCGGGTGGACGGACCTCCTCGTGGATCGGACCGTCACTTTTCCGAACTCATCGCACAGAAGCAgcggctgcagcagctggaatCTGAGTACGCCATGAAGATCCAGAAGCTGAAGGAGGCTCAGGCTTTACGGAACAAAGGAGTCCCATCAGACCCGCCCCCTGAGCTGCCGGTTCGAGCCTTCACCCCTCTGGACCCTCAGAGCCAGCTCCCACCTCCCACTACCTCCTTCCCCCTGCCCCAGCCCTCCCTGCACGACCTCACACAGGACAAACTCACCCTGGACAGTGGAGATCTGCCAGAGGCCGACGATTATGAATCAGAACCTGTGCCCAGTGCTGCCACTAAAGGAGGCCGCCGTCAGTCCAGCTGCTCCTTCACCAAACCCAACTTGGAGCAGCCGAGCTCCACTCCGACCAAAGACAACAGCACCGCCAAACCTGCCAAGACTTCCACCAGCTCCAAGCCACCTGCAGAGATGTTTGCAGGTCTGGATGTAGACACTCTGAAGCTGAGATACCAGCAGCAGGCCGGGCTGGGAGAGGTGTTGCTCAGGGAGCTACACCGAGTGGGCCAAGATCTAGATGATCCTCCGGCTGCAAAG CTGGTTTCAGTCGAGGTGGACACAACCACAAGCCAATCTGGGAGCTCAGAGCTGAAACCGGTTCCTTTTGGGTCATATCATAGCCCTCTGCTGGTCTTCAGGTCGTACAG GTTCAGTCCGTATTACCGGACCAAGGAGAAGTTATCGCTGAGCTCTGTGACATACAGCAACACCATCGAGCCGTCAAAGTGCTTCTGTCGCTTCGACCTCACAGGAACCTGCAATGACGACGACTGCAGATG GCAGCACATGAGGAACTGCACTTTGAGTGGGAACAAGCTGTTCCAGGACATCCTGTCGTACAgcctgcctctgattggctgttgtgAGAGCAGCTCGGACGAGGACGTTGGTGCTGCCACAG AGAAGTACATGAAAAAGCTGTTTGGAACCAACAAAGACCGGATGGGTGTCGACCAGAAGGCTGTCCTCCTCGTCAGCAAAGTGAACGAAAGCAAGCGACACG TCCCTCCCTTCACCACCTGTAAAGACACGAGGAGGTGGAGACCGAAGCCATCAGCACAGAGTAGCTGGACTCCAGAGGACGACGTTGAGGATgaggctgcagctggaaacacGCCAGCAGGGAGACACG atgaCTGCTCCAGGATCAGCCTGTCCGCTCTGGATGTCTGCGTCACTTCAGACGACAAACGCTACTTTGTCAGCGAGACAGACGACATATCAAACCTGGAGTCCAGTGTCCTGGAGAGCCCACGAGACACCCAGCTTTGGATCAAACTTGCCTTCAAGTACCTGAATCAGAACGAGAC gtctgcagcTGAGTGTTTGGAAGCTGCCCTAAACACATTGTCTCGTGCTCTGGAGACCAACTGTGACAACCCGGAGGTATGGAGCCACTACCTGGCCTTGTTTTCCAGGCGAGGCAGTCGCGAGGAGGTCCAGGAGATGTGTGAGATGGCTGTGGAACACGCGCCGGACTACCGTGTGTGGTGGAAC TATCTGAACCTGGAGGTGTCGTTTGAGGGGAAGGACTACGTTTGTGATCGGGTTCTGCAGTTCCTTGTCACTGAGGCGTCTCCTGGAGTCTCAGACAAACTGTCCTTCCAGCTGATGGAGGTTCTGCTCTACAGGGTCCACCTGAACCTGTTCTCTGGTAGGATGGAGAGTGCTCTCGCTTTTCTACAG AATGCCTTGAAATCCGCCCACGACAGGAGCATAGCAGACCACCTGACCTCCAGAGACCGGGCCCTGCTCTGGCTCTCTTACATCCACTTGACGGAGTTCGACCGACTGCCCTCCAACCTGTACGACCCGGCCGAGTCCGGTCCGTCCAGACTGGTCAGCAGAGAGTCCTTCCTGCTGCCCTGGAGGACGGCACAGGACATCAGCACACCGCCCGACATCCTCATCGCTCTCTTCCAAG ACGCCATCCTTCAGTGCAGTGATGAGTCGGTGTCTCAGACTGAGAGGACGCTCGCCTGCCTGCCTCTGCACACAAACCTCATCCTCCTCAACAAACTGTTGGACAG GTTCGATGAGGGTGTCCGTCTCTGCGAGTCTCTGCTGGAGTTCTGTCCGGACTCGTGCGTTCTGAGGGATGCTCTGGCCGACCTCCACCTCAGGAGAGGAGACGGTGATCAGGCAGTCAGCATGTGGCTGCACGCTCTGGCCGAGTGTACCAACAATGCCAAGGTCTTCTACCACTCCTGCAAGTTCCTCATGGCCCAG GAGAAGTCGAGCGCCATCGCTCCTCTGTTCAGAGGATTCATCCTGAGTCTGTGTGAGGACGAGCAGAGTGGGAAAAAACCTGTCGACGTCCTCAG ACACATCCTCGGGTTTCCCACAGAGGAGATCCTTAGAGGTCCAATTGTCAAGGAGCTTCAGGATCAGCTGAGTCAGCAGATGTCTTACCTTCACCTGATCCActg TCGTTGGCAGTGGCTGCACGGTTCTGTGGAGGAGACGGTGGACGCCTTTGAGAGAGCGCTGGGATCTGCTATGCAGCTGGAAGAACTTCACAAACTGTGGATGGA ttACCTGTCGttcagcagcagtcagctgACCCGTCGTCCATCCAGCAGTCAGTCCAAACTCTTCTCGGATCTGGTCCAGCGCTGTCTGAGCACCGTCCCATCTCGACTCCAGGTTCCCTTCAACCCAGCCGAGTTCTGGAGCTGTTACCGCTACCACAACCAG GTGGTCACTCTGTACCTGAGCTGTCTGCCACCGTCCCAGCATGCACTAGTCCTGGAAAGGCTGAGACACGCCATGCCCAACAACACGGAGCTGGGTCTGAG GTTGCTGCATCAGGAGTGGCGTGACGGGAACATGGAGCAGCTTCGGTTCCAGGCCCGGATGTTGATCAGCACGTCTTCAAAGTGTCTGTCCAGCTGGAACAT AACGATCGCTGTAGAGAGCGAGCTGAAGGAGCGAGGCGAG GTGCGACTCCTCTATCAGCAGGCGCTGCAGAACCTTCCTCTGTGTGCCGCCCTGTGGAAACATGTAATTTACCTCTTTTGTCCTCAACACGCATGA
- the LOC104938297 gene encoding somatostatin receptor type 5, with the protein MDECHVDTGKMSWFGVKLFILLMAFPANVGLMWILLDRKRVMTPPEVLGFNVSVMDILYCLCLPLDLHTTLHETSETVHRVREALFALNVFSCPLLLTFMCLERYMAAARPVAYIKLGRWVYHMVLCSCAWVLTFAMGLIGYFLGVFTMALYLSITISALFLVMLLCLLGIVWVLSESRPGQGSGLNVPLKRRALKNIVAVVVPSAMAYSPVVALIPYVVVITSDPSQAISPAQCSVLNFLLVFPNFGLFIGPIFYLTRFRQLISSTAAGPNTSEPQTPEPMWSRSNCDSSGPPDSRRWFDRVL; encoded by the coding sequence ATGGACGAGTGTCACGTTGACACTGGGAAGATGAGCTGGTTTGGAGTGAAGCTCTTCATCCTGCTGATGGCCTTTCCAGCTAACGTGGGGTTAATGTGGATCCTGCTGGACAGGAAGCGGGTCATGACACCGCCTGAGGTGTTGGGTTTCAACGTGTCCGTCATGGACATCCTgtactgtctctgtctgcctcttgaCCTCCACACGACTCTCCATGAGACCTCTGAGACCGTCCACAGAGTCCGTGAAGCCCTGTTCGCTCTGAACGTCTTCAGCTGCCCACTGCTGTTGACCTTCATGTGTTTGGAGCGGTACATGGCGGCTGCTCGGCCCGTCGCCTACATCAAACTGGGGCGATGGGTGTACCATATGGTTCTGTGCTCTTGTGCCTGGGTTCTGACCTTCGCCATGGGCCTGATAGGATACTTCCTTGGGGTGTTCACCATGGCACTGTACCTGTCCATCACCATCTCTGCGCTGTTCCTGGTcatgctgctgtgtctgctaGGGATCGTCTGGGTGTTGAGTGAGAGTAGACCGGGCCAAGGTTCTGGGTTGAATGTGCCGCTAAAGAGAAGAGCTCTGAAGAATATCGTGGCTGTGGTGGTCCCGTCGGCCATGGCGTACTCTCCGGTGGTGGCTCTGATTCCGTATGTGGTTGTGATCACCTCGGACCCATCACAGGCCATCAGTCCTGCACAGTGCTCCGTCCTGAACTTTCTGCTTGTGTTTCCAAACTTCGGACTGTTCATTGGCCCGATATTCTACCTGACCCGGTTCAGACAGCTCATCAGCTCGACAGCTGCTGGACCAAACACAAGCGAACCCCAAACTCCAGAACCCATGTGGAGTAGATCCAACTGTGACTCCTCTGGACCTCCAGACAGTCGCAGATGGTTTGATCGTGTTCTGTAA
- the tbc1d15 gene encoding LOW QUALITY PROTEIN: TBC1 domain family member 15 (The sequence of the model RefSeq protein was modified relative to this genomic sequence to represent the inferred CDS: inserted 2 bases in 1 codon; substituted 1 base at 1 genomic stop codon), giving the protein MAADRVQVIFEHEGVFIHPSSDEDGIEQDLLVSGSLRMVDKDAEIVVEYKPLEDTVDPSNMLCAGKDSSSVMEWDQCSGVRSHQLLETQQSYETEWDMVNAVTFKKKTCTNGESSLNHSHERSRWAFSFSLSDLRSITVKEEGWTFVVFKLKESSTSLPTLHFHQGGSTEFLDSLRRFALLSEDPDDGSCLLVSTPNKALSQSFENLLDDNNFGIMHQKLRKDPYVTTLGGFSKVTNYIFDAFRGTEEQHQRPPEEVADLLGEVIPGLEINQQEEPGFEVITRVDLGTRPQVARREPLSAEDWTRHQDGEGRMINIPQLKQVIFKGGLCHAVRKDAWKFLLGYFPWDSTLEERKVLQRTKTDEYFRMKLQWKSVSEEQEKRNSRLRDYRSLIEKDVNRTDRTNRFYEGIDNPGLVLLHDILMTYCMYDFDLGYVQGMSDLLSPILYVMENEVEAFWCFVSFMDQMHHNFEEQMQGMKTQLIQLSTLLRLLDSAFWNYLESQDSGYLYFCFRWLLIRFKRELSFQDVLRLWEVMWTGLPVXELPLLVCCAILDSEKPEDHGGELRLQXILKHINELSMKLNIEEILQKAEGISVQIRSCKELPRSIGVILGFSSEDSGSDPADCGPAPAHRLAHRPDACSNGHLRESCSQNSCKVAFIS; this is encoded by the exons ATGGCGGCGGATCGTGTCCAG gtcATATTTGAACATGAAGGAGTCTTCATTCACCCGAGCAGTGATGAGGACGGCATCGAGCAGGACCTGCTGGTTTCAGGGTCACTACGGATGGTTGACAAG GATGCTGAGATCGTCGTGGAGTACAAACCTCTGGAAGATACCGTGGACCCGTCCAACATGCTGTGTGCTGGAAAG GACTCCAGCTCGGTGATGGAGTGGGATCAGTGTTCAGGTGTGAGGAGCCATCAGCTGTTAGAGACACAGCAGAGCTACGAGACAGAGTGGGACATGGTGAACGCTGTGACCTTCAAGAAGAAGACCTGCACCAACGGAGAGA GCTCTCTGAACCACAGCCATGAGAGGAGCAGGTGGGCGTTCAGCTTCAGCCTCAGTGACCTGAGGTCTATcacagtgaaggaggagggtTGGACCTTTGTGGTCTTCAAGCTGAAGGAGTCGTCCACGTCTCTGCCCACTCTGCACTTCCACCAGGGAGGCAGCACCGAGTTCCTGGACAGCCTGAGGAGGTTCGCTCTGCTCAGCGA ggatCCAGATGATGGATCATGTCTGTTGGTCAGCACACCGAACAAAGCTCTGTCTCAGTCCTTTGAGAACCTTCTGGATGACAACAACTTCGGCATCATGCAT CAGAAATTAAGGAAGGACCCGTACGTCACCACGCTGGGTGGCTTCTCCAAAGTCACCAACTACATCTTCGATGCTTTCCGGGGGACGGAGGAGCAGCACCAGCGGCCCCCGGAGGAAGTGGCCGACCTGCTGGGTGAAGTTATCCCGGGTCTGGAGATCAACCAGCAGGAGGAGCCCGGCTTCGAGGTCATCACGAGG GTGGACCTGGGGACGAGGCCTCAGGTGGCGAGGAGGGAGCCGCTGTCAGCCGAGGACTGGACCAGACACCAGGATGGAGAGGGGAGGATGATCAACATCCCGCAGCTCAAACAGGTCATCTTTAAAGGG GGACTCTGTCACGCTGTGAGGAAAGACGCCTGGAAGTTCCTGTTGGGATATTTTCCATGGGACAGCAcgctggaggagaggaaggttctccagagaaccaAGAC TGATGAATACTTCAGGATGAAGCTGCAGTGGAAGTCTGTCAGCGAGGAACAAGAGAAGAGGAACTCCAGACTGAGAGACTACCGGAGTCTGATCG AGAAAGACGTGAACCGAACAGACAGAACCAACAGGTTTTATGAAGGCATTGACAATCCGGGTCTGGTCCTGCTTCACGACATTCTGATGACATACTGCATGTACGACTTCGACCTTG GTTACGTTCAGGGGATGAGCGACCTGCTGTCTCCAATCCTCTACGTGATGGAGAACGAGGTGGAGGCCTTCTGGTGTTTTGTCTCCTTCATGGATCAGATG CATCATAACTTTGAGGAGCAGATGCAGGGCATGAAGACTCAGCTGATCCAGCTCAGTACCCTGCTCAGACTGCTGGACTCAGCCTTCTGGAACTACCTCG AGTCTCAGGATTCTGGTTATCTGTATTTCTGCTTCCGATGGCTGTTGATCAGGTTCAAGAGAGAACTCAGCTTCCAGGACGTCCTCCGACTCTGGGAG gtaATGTGGACCGGTCTTCCTGT AGAACTTCCACTGCTGGTCTGCTGCGCCATCCTGGACTCAGAGAAACCAGAAGATCATGGAGGAGAACTACGGCTTCAATGAATACTTAAG CACATCAACGAGCTCTCGATGAAACTAAACATTGAAGAAATTCTTCAGAAAGCCGAAGGGATCAGCGTCCAGATCAGGAGCTGTAAG GAATTACCGCGGTCCATTGGGGTGATATTGGGCTTCAGCTCTGAGGATTCTGGTTCTGACCCGGCGGACTGTGGACCTGCTCCAGCTCACAGACTGGCTCACAGACCGGACGCCTGCTCCAATGGACACTTGAGAGAAAGCTGCTCTCAGAACAGCTGCAAAGTGGCCTTCATATCGTAG
- the LOC104938290 gene encoding tryptophan 5-hydroxylase 2: MASSHVMKDCPEPVPKMQPAMMMFSSKYWARRGLSLDSAMFDHQQQRHTGGQMSRRLSFCPIKETPDKESAEDSGKTAVVFSLKNEVGCLVKALRLFQEKRVNLNHIESRVSRRVTNEVEIFADCSCSKKEFNELLQHLKDHVNIISFNTPAHVWSAEADGDDVPWFPMKISELDQCSHRVLMYGSELDADHPGFKDEVYRQRRKYFVEVAMNYKFGQPIPRIEYTPEEVRTWGVVFRELTKLYPTHACREYLKNLPLLSKHCGYREDNIPQLEDVSLFLRERSGFTVRPVAGYLSPRDFLAGLAYRVFNCTQYVRHSTDPLYTPEPDTCHELLGHVPLLADPKFAQFSQEIGLASLGASDDDVQKLATCYFFTIEFGLCKQDGQLRAYGAGLLSSIGELRHALSDQARVKMFDPKTTCNQECLITTFQEVYFVSESFEEAKEKMRSLHKLHTNYTPLSLCEVTGGDVSVSLCEVTGGDVSVSLCEVTGGDVSVSLCEVTGGDVSVSLCEVTGGDVFRFPGLWRGGVQVVMCSCPLVHRDLREMMPRRRVSSCCSPDHLHIDLLHGRVGDDVCSFATISFEVFSCRWLDLHHLTMSSTRRLYSPSSILNTATYLQVAEPRRCTGGVQLEYRGRSTGGVQVE, from the exons ATGGCCTCGTCCCATGTGATGAAGGACTGTCCGGAACCAGTGCCCAAGATGCAGCCAGCCATGATGATGTTCTCCAGCAAGTACTGGGCCCGGAGGGGGCTGTCGCTGGACTCGGCCATGTTCGACCACCAGCAGCAGCGCCACACCGGAGGGCAGATG TCGCGGCGTCTGTCCTTCTGTCCCATCAAGGAGACGCCGGACAAAGAGAGCGCTGAAGATTCTGGGAAGACAGCGGTGGTGTTTTCTCTGAAGAACGAGGTCGGCTGTCTGGTCAAAGCTCTCCGATTGTTTCAG GAGAAGCGGGTGAACCTGAACCACATTGAGTCGCGGGTATCGAGGCGCGTCACTAACGAGGTGGAGATCTTTGCTGACTGCAGCTGCAGTAAGAAGGAGTTTAACGAGCTGCTACAGCACCTCAAAGATCACGTCAACATCATCTCCTTCAACACGCCTGCACATGTGTGGTCTGCCGAGGCAG atgGAGATGACGTGCCATGGTTCCCCATGAAGATCTCAGAGCTTGACCAGTGTTCCCACCGAGTGCTGATGTACGGGTCAGAGCTGGACGCAGACCATCCC ggtTTTAAAGATGAAGTTTATCGTCAGAGGAGGAAGTACTTTGTGGAGGTGGCGATGAATTATAAATT TGGACAGCCTATCCCTCGTATTGAGTACACCCCAGAGGAGGTCCGGACGTGGGGCGTGGTCTTCAGAGAGCTGACCAAACTGTACCCGACCCACGCCTGCAGAGAGTACCTGAAGAACCTGCCACTCCTCAGCAAGCACTGCGGATACCGAGAGGACAACATCCCTCAGCTGGAGGACGTGTCGCTGTTTCTACGAG AGAGATCAGGTTTCACGGTGCGACCTGTCGCAGGTTACCTGTCTCCCAGAGACTTCCTGGCCGGTTTGGCCTACAGAGTGTTTAACTGCACTCAGTACGTCCGTCACAGTACTGACCCACTGTACACACCTGAACC TGACACGTGTCATGAGCTGCTTGGTCACGTTCCCCTGCTGGCTGATCCAAAGTTCGCTCAGTTCTCTCAGGAGATCGGGTTGGCATCTCTCGGAGCGTCTGATGATGACGTCCAGAAACTCGCCACG TGTTATTTCTTCACAATTGAGTTCGGACTCTGCAAACAGGACGGTCAGCTGAGAGCGTACGGAGCCGGTCTGCTGTCGTCCATTGGAGAGCTGAGG CATGCTCTGTCTGATCAGGCCCGTGTGAAAATGTTCGACCCGAAGACGACGTGTAACCAAGAGTGTCTGATCACGACCTTCCAGGAagtttactttgtgtctgagagCTTCGAGGAAGCCAAGGAGAAGATGAGGTCACTACACAAACTACACACTAACTACACACCACTGTCCCTCTGTGAGGTCACAGGTGGTGATGTGTCCGTGTCCCTCTGTGAGGTCACAGGTGGTGATGTGTCCGTGTCCCTCTGTGAGGTCACAGGTGGTGATGTGTCCGTGTCCCTCTGTGAGGTCACAGGTGGTGATGTGTCCGTGTCCCTCTGTGAG GTCACAGGTGGTGATGTGTTTCGGTTCCCGGGTCTGTGGAGGGGTGGGGTACAGGTGGTGATGTGTTCGTGTCCCCTCGTCCACAGGGACTTGCGAGAGATGATGCCCAGACGTCGCGTGTCCTCGTG CTGCAGTCCTGATCACCTCCACATCGACCTCCTCCATGGACGGGTTGGAGATGACGTTTGTTCCTTCGCCACCATCTCCTTCGAGGTGTTCAGCTGCAGATGGTTGGACCTGCACCACCTCACAATGTCCTCCACCAGGCGCCTGTACTCCCCCTCTTCCATCCTTAATACAGCCACCTATCTACAAGTGGCAGAGCCCAGAAGGTGCACAGGTGGAGTACAGCTGGAGTATAGAGGGCGGAGTACAGGTGGAGTACAGGTGGAGTAA